The DNA sequence GCCTTTTGCTCGGCAGTTCAGCGGGTTGCCTACTGCGATTTCCGACGGGCGATCCAGCGAAAGAGGCCAGGGGCGAAACGGTCGAGATAGAGCCCGAGGATTTCATACCGAGCGACGTACACTTCACGTCGGCGGCGTGCGATGGCGTTTGAGATCTTGCGAGCGCACTTTTCCGGCGCCATGCCGGTCGCGATCTCATTGTCCCAAGTGCTATGGGGCTTGCCATCGCCTTCGAGCGCGTTGAACGAGGCGTTCGTGCGGATGTAGCCAGGGCACACCACAGTTACAGCGACACCCTGCGTTTCAACTTCGTCGCGGAGCGAATCGAAAAACCCGTGCAAGGCATGTTTGGAAGCCGCGTAGGCGCAACGGCCCGGCAAGTGAAGCTTGCCCATGAGGCTGCTGAGGACGACGATGTGGCCGGAGTGGCGCGCGAGCATGCCTGGGAGTACGAGTTTCGTAAGGGCGACCGGACCGAAGTAGTTGAGATCCATGAGCCGGCGATCGACGGATATCTCGGTTTCGAGGGCCGTGCCGCGCTGGGCGATGCCGGCGCAGTTGATGAGGATGTCGATGCGACCAAAATGGTTCGTCACGGCATCCACGGCTGCCGGAAACGTGTCTGGTGCGAGCACATCGAGCGGCAGCGACAGGTGGCGATCGGAAGCGATACACGAGGATTGCACTTTCTTGAGAAGTTCTTCACGGCGCGAGCTTAAGACAAGCATCGCTCCTCGGGCGGCCAGTTCGCGGCACAGCGCCTCGCCGATTCCCGAGGTAGCGCCGGTGATCCAGACGATCTTGTCGGTGAAGGCGGTGTTGCTCACGATCAACCTGTGGAAAGACTTACGCCGGTGAACGACACGGGTCGAGAGTACCTGGACGTCCGGCGTCGTGCCCGTTGTGCCGTCGTGGTGAAACTTGGCGCTGTGGTGCTAGCTAATCAGTCGCTTCATATCGCGGACCGCCTGTTCGAGACCAACCATGATCGCCCGGGCGATGATGCTGTGGCCGATA is a window from the Pirellulales bacterium genome containing:
- a CDS encoding SDR family oxidoreductase produces the protein MSNTAFTDKIVWITGATSGIGEALCRELAARGAMLVLSSRREELLKKVQSSCIASDRHLSLPLDVLAPDTFPAAVDAVTNHFGRIDILINCAGIAQRGTALETEISVDRRLMDLNYFGPVALTKLVLPGMLARHSGHIVVLSSLMGKLHLPGRCAYAASKHALHGFFDSLRDEVETQGVAVTVVCPGYIRTNASFNALEGDGKPHSTWDNEIATGMAPEKCARKISNAIARRRREVYVARYEILGLYLDRFAPGLFRWIARRKSQ